Proteins co-encoded in one Halococcoides cellulosivorans genomic window:
- a CDS encoding TrmB family transcriptional regulator, with the protein MTRSLTEALTRWGFSDTEVDVYLAALEAGQAPASEIADTADVSRRHVYRVSERLAEVGLVDVRDQYQPTLIRATPSEEVAEIMQRRQKTIVTEIDQHRGGPDEPIGGVEVIKHTATVLDRTRSLIAAADELVFVTAPADLVERLAEDLQAARERGVIVLVFTEDVAGLSQPFEQIASVVRVREDFDLFHQFALAVDSFRALVGTPEAMDHHADERFGPALAVEGEYVTPRICASFLEYEWKLGVERAVPEPVSLPATFEGFTPAVVHAALHRSAGTDLHATVVTRPIERDRSDRDTRTTIEGAVSAVRQGIVEPYRKSFLFEQSMTIDTDTGEVTVAGPGAMFEDFVATRVTLQRGSDVDS; encoded by the coding sequence ATGACACGATCGCTCACAGAGGCGCTGACGCGCTGGGGATTCTCCGACACAGAGGTCGACGTCTACCTCGCCGCGCTGGAGGCGGGCCAGGCACCGGCCTCGGAGATCGCAGACACAGCAGACGTTTCGCGGCGTCACGTCTACCGCGTCAGTGAGCGACTGGCGGAGGTCGGCCTGGTCGACGTTCGAGACCAGTATCAGCCGACACTCATCCGGGCGACGCCGTCGGAGGAGGTCGCCGAGATCATGCAGCGCCGCCAGAAGACGATCGTCACCGAGATCGACCAGCACCGCGGCGGGCCGGACGAGCCGATCGGTGGCGTCGAGGTCATCAAACACACGGCCACCGTGCTCGACCGCACCCGATCACTGATCGCCGCGGCCGACGAGCTGGTGTTCGTGACCGCGCCAGCGGATCTCGTCGAACGGCTGGCCGAGGACCTGCAGGCGGCCCGCGAACGGGGAGTGATCGTCCTGGTGTTCACCGAAGACGTCGCCGGGCTGTCGCAGCCGTTCGAGCAGATCGCGAGCGTCGTTCGGGTGCGCGAGGACTTCGACCTGTTCCACCAGTTCGCCCTGGCTGTCGACTCTTTCCGGGCGCTCGTCGGCACGCCCGAGGCTATGGACCATCACGCCGACGAGCGGTTCGGTCCGGCACTGGCAGTCGAGGGCGAGTACGTCACGCCCCGGATCTGTGCGTCGTTTCTCGAATACGAGTGGAAGCTCGGCGTCGAGCGCGCCGTGCCCGAGCCAGTGTCGCTGCCCGCCACGTTCGAGGGGTTCACTCCGGCGGTCGTTCACGCTGCACTCCACCGTAGCGCAGGGACCGACCTCCACGCGACCGTCGTGACGCGCCCCATCGAGCGGGACCGCTCTGATCGCGACACCAGGACCACGATCGAGGGCGCTGTCTCCGCGGTCCGACAGGGGATCGTGGAACCGTATCGGAAATCGTTCCTCTTCGAACAGTCGATGACGATCGATACCGACACGGGTGAGGTGACCGTCGCCGGTCCGGGTGCGATGTTCGAAGACTTCGTCGCGACCAGGGTGACACTTCAGCGGGGCAGCGATGTGGACTCTTGA
- a CDS encoding RICIN domain-containing protein produces MSDEPGFDPIERRGLLRRLGAGSLCMAGLTGTGLSGTAAGQSAQPTVDLATPVHPARHEASGLLYGLSADGSEPSSAWLEPIDHGLQVGGGARIASGGWGTAGESGYAARWDSIVQQYERVTSGGSDAEYCIRMSDLWGADATQADTDPHPGDDGDWSSYYDFLDRIMDDVEAAGMARDEIQYEIWNEPNIDIFWPRSRSQYHEMWQHGVEHIRSRQPDARIVGPGHTHFSRNLMGQFLDMTVETGSVPDILNWHVLQANNDAVETASAVRDLLAERGLEHLDLEVNEYVPSDRQSPGYTAWDLARVEKSDIEYAALGNWSYCCATSALCATLTEDGAAPTGRWWLYARYGQTRGEVVRTEATDSIDSAANCNPEETQSRIVVGNHGVSGQVDLRIQNPDRISDSRVRVKVERLPDQDGGALPAPLVAQDYVTDAGSNHMVGIDWSTPTDAYVVTVTPATPAVPEGIYRIEAAHSGHVLGVADGATDDGAAVTQQADADARHQRWSLDHLGDGVYRIENVATGKVLDVADSGTENGATVHQWTDLGADNQRWHVEQTRSDVYRIEAVHSGKVLDVDGGSSEAGATVHQWVDRSGDNQRWRFVAVENDQPPTLGERVPTDPDGDGLYEDVSGNGRVDFPDVNLLFQNTDTAAVQDNTAFYDFSDDGTVDPQDVLALFEMV; encoded by the coding sequence GTGTCTGACGAACCTGGCTTCGATCCGATAGAGCGCCGTGGGCTGTTGAGACGGCTCGGCGCTGGGAGTCTCTGCATGGCGGGGCTCACCGGCACCGGACTCTCGGGGACCGCCGCCGGGCAGTCGGCCCAACCGACCGTGGACCTCGCGACACCCGTCCACCCGGCCCGACACGAGGCGTCTGGACTGCTCTATGGGCTGAGCGCGGACGGCTCGGAGCCGTCGAGCGCGTGGCTCGAACCGATCGATCACGGCCTCCAGGTCGGCGGCGGCGCCCGAATCGCCAGTGGTGGCTGGGGAACGGCCGGAGAGAGCGGGTACGCGGCCCGCTGGGACTCGATCGTCCAGCAGTACGAGCGGGTCACGAGCGGTGGATCCGACGCCGAGTACTGCATCCGGATGAGCGACCTGTGGGGGGCGGACGCCACGCAGGCCGACACCGACCCACACCCGGGTGACGACGGGGACTGGAGCAGCTATTACGACTTCCTCGACCGGATCATGGACGACGTCGAGGCCGCCGGGATGGCGCGCGACGAGATCCAGTACGAGATCTGGAACGAACCGAACATCGATATTTTCTGGCCCCGATCCAGATCGCAGTACCACGAGATGTGGCAACACGGTGTCGAGCATATCCGGTCTCGACAGCCGGACGCCCGCATCGTCGGGCCGGGCCACACTCACTTCAGTCGGAATCTGATGGGCCAGTTTCTCGATATGACGGTCGAGACGGGGTCCGTGCCGGACATTCTCAACTGGCACGTCCTCCAGGCCAACAACGACGCAGTCGAGACGGCATCGGCGGTGCGGGACCTGTTGGCCGAGCGCGGTCTCGAACACCTCGACCTCGAAGTCAACGAGTACGTGCCCTCGGACCGGCAGAGTCCGGGCTACACGGCGTGGGATCTGGCTCGCGTCGAGAAGTCCGACATCGAGTACGCCGCACTGGGGAACTGGTCGTACTGTTGTGCGACGTCGGCGCTGTGTGCGACGCTCACCGAGGACGGGGCGGCACCGACCGGGCGGTGGTGGCTGTACGCCCGGTACGGACAGACCAGGGGTGAGGTCGTCCGCACCGAGGCGACCGACAGCATCGACTCGGCGGCGAACTGTAATCCGGAGGAGACCCAGTCGCGGATCGTCGTGGGAAATCACGGCGTCTCGGGCCAGGTCGACCTGCGGATTCAGAACCCTGACCGCATCAGCGACAGTCGCGTGCGGGTCAAAGTCGAGCGCCTACCCGACCAGGACGGCGGCGCGCTGCCAGCCCCGCTGGTCGCTCAGGACTACGTCACCGACGCCGGCAGCAATCATATGGTCGGCATCGACTGGTCGACACCGACCGACGCGTACGTCGTGACGGTCACGCCGGCGACGCCGGCGGTGCCGGAGGGCATCTATCGCATCGAGGCGGCCCACAGCGGTCACGTCCTCGGTGTCGCGGACGGGGCGACCGACGACGGCGCGGCCGTCACCCAGCAGGCCGATGCGGATGCTCGCCACCAGCGCTGGTCGCTCGACCACCTCGGAGACGGCGTCTACCGAATCGAGAACGTTGCTACCGGGAAGGTCCTGGACGTGGCGGACAGCGGTACCGAGAACGGGGCGACCGTCCACCAGTGGACCGACCTCGGCGCGGACAACCAGCGCTGGCACGTCGAACAGACCCGAAGCGACGTCTACAGGATCGAGGCGGTCCACAGCGGGAAGGTCCTCGATGTCGACGGGGGGTCCTCGGAGGCCGGCGCGACAGTCCACCAGTGGGTGGATCGGAGTGGCGACAATCAGCGCTGGCGCTTCGTCGCGGTCGAGAACGACCAGCCACCGACGCTGGGCGAGCGGGTGCCGACCGACCCGGACGGCGACGGCCTGTACGAAGACGTCAGTGGGAACGGTCGGGTCGATTTCCCGGACGTGAACCTGCTCTTCCAGAACACCGACACCGCGGCCGTCCAGGACAACACGGCGTTCTACGACTTCTCCGACGACGGCACGGTCGATCCGCAGGACGTCCTCGCACTGTTCGAGATGGTCTGA
- a CDS encoding family 43 glycosylhydrolase, with the protein MARREYLQSVGAVGAFGVAASCGSAAAQSAEETTYENPLHGPDFADPTIHRAEDGTWWAYASNMSYSDPANETLVPILSSPDLVNWTEEGEAFASEPGWTEGSIWAPDVHYHDGQWVLFYSKWPADRDANADQTGIGVATADTPGGPFTDHGALFTNPDHPYPGNTIDPYFVAHEGTPYLFWGNFAGIYHVELTADLRDYRSGTFGQIVGGAYEGSTIFERDGTWYYFGSTGDCCDGFDSTYEIEVGRSEDGLFGPYYDREGTPMMERDEWNAGPTHLGDNDRFVAPGHGDVTVDDAGNHWFVYHAYDTEGPEIAGQYGWPPARQLFLDRVYWTDDGWPVVGGDGTPSLTAPVPNLGQRPAPIEDGTYRIRNARSGHALAVESTDAGASAIVTTDDAGAHDEWIVTRLSGGAYVVENAESGLALEVADAATSDGADVQQWHPNGHPTQRWTLLDDGDGSRLWNACGNAVGGRQVAEVANASESAGATVQQWTDNGGNHQRWEFVPVDDPTTPGDGPPALGEQVPTDPDGDGLYEDVSGDGDLNFPDVNTLFQHTESAAVQDDAAFYDFSGDGVVDMQDVLALFEMV; encoded by the coding sequence ATGGCTCGCCGGGAGTATCTCCAGTCTGTCGGGGCCGTCGGCGCATTCGGCGTCGCCGCGTCGTGTGGTAGCGCGGCGGCCCAGAGCGCCGAGGAGACCACCTACGAGAATCCACTCCATGGCCCGGATTTCGCGGATCCGACGATCCATCGGGCCGAGGACGGCACCTGGTGGGCCTACGCCTCGAACATGAGCTACAGCGATCCGGCCAACGAGACGCTGGTGCCGATCCTCTCCTCGCCGGATCTGGTGAACTGGACCGAGGAGGGCGAGGCGTTCGCGTCCGAACCGGGGTGGACCGAGGGGTCGATCTGGGCCCCCGACGTCCACTATCACGACGGCCAGTGGGTCCTCTTTTACTCGAAGTGGCCGGCCGACCGGGACGCCAACGCGGACCAGACGGGCATCGGCGTCGCGACGGCCGACACCCCCGGCGGCCCGTTCACCGACCACGGAGCGCTGTTCACGAATCCCGACCACCCTTATCCCGGCAACACCATCGACCCCTATTTCGTCGCCCACGAGGGCACCCCTTACCTCTTCTGGGGCAACTTCGCGGGTATCTATCACGTCGAACTCACCGCCGACCTGCGCGACTACCGATCGGGAACCTTCGGACAGATCGTCGGGGGTGCCTACGAGGGCTCGACCATCTTCGAGCGCGACGGTACCTGGTACTATTTCGGCTCGACCGGGGACTGCTGTGACGGGTTCGACAGTACCTACGAGATCGAAGTCGGGCGCTCGGAGGACGGTCTGTTCGGGCCGTACTACGATCGCGAGGGGACGCCCATGATGGAGCGCGACGAGTGGAACGCCGGTCCGACCCACCTCGGGGACAACGACCGCTTCGTCGCACCGGGCCACGGCGACGTGACCGTCGACGACGCGGGCAACCACTGGTTCGTCTATCACGCCTACGACACCGAGGGCCCGGAGATCGCCGGCCAGTACGGCTGGCCACCCGCACGGCAGTTGTTCCTCGACCGTGTGTACTGGACCGACGACGGCTGGCCGGTCGTCGGCGGCGACGGCACGCCGAGTCTGACCGCGCCGGTCCCGAACCTGGGGCAGCGACCCGCGCCGATCGAGGACGGCACCTATCGGATCCGAAACGCCCGGAGCGGGCACGCACTGGCCGTCGAGAGCACCGACGCGGGCGCGAGTGCGATCGTGACGACCGACGACGCCGGTGCGCACGACGAGTGGATCGTCACCCGACTATCGGGCGGCGCGTACGTCGTCGAGAACGCGGAGTCCGGCCTCGCACTGGAGGTCGCGGACGCCGCCACCAGCGACGGGGCCGACGTTCAGCAGTGGCACCCGAACGGCCACCCGACCCAGCGGTGGACGCTCCTCGACGACGGCGACGGGTCCCGACTGTGGAACGCCTGCGGGAATGCGGTCGGTGGGCGACAGGTAGCCGAGGTGGCGAACGCCTCGGAGTCGGCGGGCGCGACCGTCCAGCAGTGGACCGACAACGGCGGGAACCACCAGCGCTGGGAGTTCGTGCCGGTCGACGACCCCACGACGCCCGGTGACGGACCCCCGGCGCTGGGCGAGCAGGTGCCGACCGATCCGGACGGCGACGGCCTGTACGAGGACGTCTCGGGGGACGGCGACCTGAACTTCCCGGACGTGAACACGCTGTTCCAGCACACCGAGTCGGCGGCGGTCCAGGACGACGCCGCGTTCTACGACTTCTCCGGCGACGGTGTCGTCGACATGCAAGACGTGCTCGCGCTGTTCGAGATGGTCTGA
- a CDS encoding endo-1,4-beta-xylanase has product MTRDIESPDGEESTTDEDGSTGRVDRRDYLRAIGGLGIGGLGTAGVGALTGTATAQTAFDESAADERIRETQTGPLTVEVVDENGDPVSGASVDVEMTEHDFDWGTMVNAGTLLDRFGEGSDYRQYLQELFNTAVLENIHKWAIWEGNIQQADDAVDWLDEHGFRIRGHTCVYGVDYAIPNDVLTAAQNGDGQTVRDRTMAHLREIITHYGDQIQEWDVVNEAVHRGKLQQGEYSGVDPENPMSSQTKPWTTDLLADWYREAESVIEANGLDVETATNDFNTMTWDQDEYYEQVQFLLDQGIDLDAIGHQTHLGSSTNPSGQSWSYATIDAVFERFAALDANQRITEFDMAGDGWSGQQQRAEAFRAFLKTAYGHPDVDQFVMWGMWDETHWRDEAPFFDEDWSEKPALDVWRTLVLDEWWTDASETTADDGTATVDAFLGEHDVRVETSDGTTVTETVAVTDSSAGARMTVTVDVPTTEGPNWVSEPAPTDPDGDGLYEDVSGDGDLNFPDVNRLFQTTESTEVQDNAEYLDFDGDGDVDMQDVLALFERV; this is encoded by the coding sequence ATGACACGAGATATCGAATCACCGGATGGGGAGGAATCGACGACGGACGAGGACGGATCGACCGGGCGGGTCGACCGGCGGGACTACCTGCGCGCGATCGGGGGCCTCGGCATCGGGGGGCTGGGGACGGCGGGCGTCGGTGCGCTGACCGGGACGGCCACGGCCCAGACGGCCTTCGACGAAAGCGCTGCCGACGAGCGCATTCGGGAGACTCAGACGGGCCCGCTCACCGTCGAGGTCGTCGACGAGAACGGCGACCCCGTGTCGGGCGCGTCGGTCGACGTCGAGATGACCGAACACGATTTCGACTGGGGCACGATGGTCAACGCCGGGACGCTGCTCGATCGATTCGGGGAGGGCAGCGACTACCGCCAGTACCTCCAGGAACTGTTCAACACGGCCGTTCTGGAGAACATCCACAAGTGGGCCATCTGGGAGGGCAACATCCAACAGGCCGACGACGCCGTCGACTGGCTCGACGAGCACGGCTTTCGGATCCGCGGGCACACCTGTGTCTACGGCGTCGACTACGCGATTCCGAACGACGTCCTCACGGCGGCTCAGAACGGTGACGGCCAGACCGTCCGCGACCGGACGATGGCCCACCTCCGGGAGATCATCACTCACTACGGCGATCAGATCCAGGAGTGGGACGTCGTCAACGAGGCCGTCCACCGCGGGAAACTCCAGCAAGGCGAGTATTCGGGCGTCGATCCCGAGAACCCGATGTCCAGCCAGACCAAGCCCTGGACGACCGATCTGCTGGCCGACTGGTATCGCGAGGCCGAGTCGGTGATCGAGGCAAACGGCCTCGACGTCGAGACCGCGACGAACGACTTCAACACGATGACGTGGGACCAGGACGAGTACTACGAACAGGTCCAGTTCCTCCTCGATCAGGGCATCGATCTGGACGCGATCGGCCACCAGACCCACCTCGGATCGTCGACGAACCCATCGGGCCAGTCCTGGAGCTACGCGACGATCGACGCGGTCTTCGAGCGGTTCGCCGCGCTCGACGCCAACCAGCGGATCACCGAGTTCGACATGGCCGGTGACGGCTGGAGCGGGCAACAACAGCGCGCCGAGGCGTTCCGGGCCTTCCTCAAGACCGCCTACGGCCACCCCGATGTCGACCAGTTCGTGATGTGGGGGATGTGGGACGAGACGCACTGGCGCGACGAAGCGCCCTTCTTCGACGAGGACTGGTCCGAGAAACCTGCCCTCGACGTCTGGCGCACCCTCGTCCTCGACGAGTGGTGGACCGACGCCTCCGAGACGACCGCTGACGACGGGACCGCGACGGTCGACGCGTTCCTCGGTGAGCACGACGTACGCGTCGAGACGAGCGACGGCACCACGGTCACGGAGACGGTCGCGGTCACCGACTCGTCCGCGGGCGCACGGATGACGGTCACCGTCGACGTGCCGACCACCGAGGGCCCGAACTGGGTGTCGGAGCCAGCGCCGACCGATCCGGACGGCGACGGCCTGTACGAGGACGTCTCGGGCGACGGTGACCTGAACTTCCCGGACGTGAATCGGCTGTTCCAGACCACCGAGTCGACAGAGGTTCAGGACAACGCCGAGTATCTCGATTTCGACGGCGACGGCGACGTCGACATGCAGGACGTCCTCGCGCTGTTCGAGCGGGTCTGA